In a genomic window of Diadema setosum chromosome 3, eeDiaSeto1, whole genome shotgun sequence:
- the LOC140226229 gene encoding alpha-N-acetylneuraminide alpha-2,8-sialyltransferase-like isoform X2 yields the protein MGVSLKSRTGRLTIQCIWTLLLTIMSISFLFFSLATPLRARRKIPLVDQVGLKLGLGIFPRLNAVSCSQLVRELRARGSKSKGEERIQRSLQRLCSRHPPSVPGPNMSDSRYFYDQNDLLLGDYNFTDYGDLHHPLTDDVPHHLSRKEKLKAARKKASKRRKRPSYEDTWYKDVKSGNIHAHFLTAEANNTEDRHSLTAKLWKFIDPVSERLYLYGRLFQHIWRPNYTNLHLIRRELYSSGFDSPDYLMVTKMNTPVHSTLKYYFNMRKVGNLSVRRGDDFTVTEPFWNRLPLVSAFSGKRYRSCAVIGNSGSLLESRCGPEIDSHDMVFRYTALGNKASVAKFMKDITEYHGHLWFPCFGAPGLNAMCLKPFMSDDYRQDSGPRFALGHPDHFNSLWTFWKERNVTKAPSTGFYFTHAALQLCDETDLYGFWPYPVRLDSQFRLVPYHYFDKVIASTGHSMNEEFSILAQYHELGILRLNVGECRDDDDDKRSRANKERRPLATEGVEEWMDPEGV from the exons ATGGGCGTTTCACTGAAATCCAGGACTGGCCGGCTGACCATCCAGTGCATCTGGACACTACTATTGACCATTATGTCCATCTCTTTCCTATTCTTCTCGCTGGCCACTCCTTTGCGGGCTCGTCGAAAAATACCACTGGTCGATCAAGTGGGCCTAAAGCTGGGCCTGGGAATTTTCCCTCGTCTGAACGCCGTGTCTTGCTCCCAACTCGTGCGGGAACTCCGGGCGCGCGGTTCGAAGTCAAAGGGGGAGGAACGAATCCAGCGGAGTCTTCAGCGCTTGTGTTCGAGACATCCTCCTTCGGTTCCAGGACCTAATATGTCAGATTCAAG ATATTTCTATGATCAAAACGACCTCCTTCTCGGGGACTACAATTTTACCGACTACGGGGATCTGCACCATCCTCTGACGGACGACGTACCCCACCATCTTAGCCGCAAGGAGAAACTAAAGGCAGCCAGGAAAAAGGCATCCAAAAGAAGGAAAAGGCCAAGCTACGAGGACACGTGGTACAAAGACGTCAAGAGCGGGAATATCCACGCCCACTTTCTCACCGCAGAAGCGAATAATACCGAGGACAG GCATTCTTTGACAGCAAAGCTgtggaagttcattgaccccgtGTCGGAACGGTTGTACCTCTACGGGAGACTCTTCCAGCACATATGGAGGCCAAACTACACGAACCTGCATCTAATCAG GAGGGAGCTATACAGCTCTGGCTTTGATTCCCCGGACTACCTCATGGTCACCAAGATGAACACACCCGTGCACTCCACCCTCAAGTATTATTTCAACATGCGCAAAGTGGGTAACCTCTCGGTGCGACGCGGCGACGACTTCACCGTCACCGAGCCGTTCTGGAATCGTCTCCCGCTG GTTTCTGCATTTAGCGGGAAGCGGTACCGGAGTTGCGCGGTGATAGGAAACAGTGGATCGCTGCTCGAATCTCGATGCGGACCCGAGATCGACTCACATGATATGGTATTCAG ATACACGGCGCTGGGGAACAAGGCCTCCGTGGCGAAATTCATGAAGGACATTACTGAGTACCACGGCCATCTGTGGTTCCCCTGCTTCGGCGCGCCCGGATTGAACGCCATGTGCCTGAAGCCATTTATGTCCGACGATTACCGGCAGGACAGCGGGCCGCGGTTTGCCCTGGGACACCCCGATCACTTCAACAGCCTGTGGACCTTCTGGAAGGAGAGAAACGTGACGAAAGCGCCCTCAACCG GGTTCTATTTCACCCACGCGGCCCTGCAGCTGTGTGACGAGACCGACCTTTACGGCTTCTGGCCTTACCCCGTCCGGCTGGACTCTCAATTCCGCCTCGTGCCCTACCACTACTTCGACAAGGTCATCGCCTCCACCGGCCACTCCATGAACGAGGAGTTCTCCATCCTGGCCCAGTACCACGAGCTCGGGATCCTCCGCTTGAACGTCGGCGAGTGCcgcgacgacgacgacgacaagcGAAGCCGGGCGAATAAGGAGAGACGCCCCTTAGCGACGGAGGGAGTGGAAGAGTGGATGGATCCTGAAGGCGTGTGA
- the LOC140226229 gene encoding CMP-N-acetylneuraminate-poly-alpha-2,8-sialyltransferase-like isoform X1 has protein sequence MGVSLKSRTGRLTIQCIWTLLLTIMSISFLFFSLATPLRARRKIPLVDQVGLKLGLGIFPRLNAVSCSQLVRELRARGSKSKGEERIQRSLQRLCSRHPPSVPGPNMSDSRYFYDQNDLLLGDYNFTDYGDLHHPLTDDVPHHLSRKEKLKAARKKASKRRKRPSYEDTWYKDVKSGNIHAHFLTAEANNTEDRHSLTAKLWKFIDPVSERLYLYGRLFQHIWRPNYTNLHLIRRELYSSGFDSPDYLMVTKMNTPVHSTLKYYFNMRKVGNLSVRRGDDFTVTEPFWNRLPLVSAFSGKRYRSCAVIGNSGSLLESRCGPEIDSHDMVFRCNVAPIEKFASDAGWKSNVTSFNPTIFYRRYTALGNKASVAKFMKDITEYHGHLWFPCFGAPGLNAMCLKPFMSDDYRQDSGPRFALGHPDHFNSLWTFWKERNVTKAPSTGFYFTHAALQLCDETDLYGFWPYPVRLDSQFRLVPYHYFDKVIASTGHSMNEEFSILAQYHELGILRLNVGECRDDDDDKRSRANKERRPLATEGVEEWMDPEGV, from the exons ATGGGCGTTTCACTGAAATCCAGGACTGGCCGGCTGACCATCCAGTGCATCTGGACACTACTATTGACCATTATGTCCATCTCTTTCCTATTCTTCTCGCTGGCCACTCCTTTGCGGGCTCGTCGAAAAATACCACTGGTCGATCAAGTGGGCCTAAAGCTGGGCCTGGGAATTTTCCCTCGTCTGAACGCCGTGTCTTGCTCCCAACTCGTGCGGGAACTCCGGGCGCGCGGTTCGAAGTCAAAGGGGGAGGAACGAATCCAGCGGAGTCTTCAGCGCTTGTGTTCGAGACATCCTCCTTCGGTTCCAGGACCTAATATGTCAGATTCAAG ATATTTCTATGATCAAAACGACCTCCTTCTCGGGGACTACAATTTTACCGACTACGGGGATCTGCACCATCCTCTGACGGACGACGTACCCCACCATCTTAGCCGCAAGGAGAAACTAAAGGCAGCCAGGAAAAAGGCATCCAAAAGAAGGAAAAGGCCAAGCTACGAGGACACGTGGTACAAAGACGTCAAGAGCGGGAATATCCACGCCCACTTTCTCACCGCAGAAGCGAATAATACCGAGGACAG GCATTCTTTGACAGCAAAGCTgtggaagttcattgaccccgtGTCGGAACGGTTGTACCTCTACGGGAGACTCTTCCAGCACATATGGAGGCCAAACTACACGAACCTGCATCTAATCAG GAGGGAGCTATACAGCTCTGGCTTTGATTCCCCGGACTACCTCATGGTCACCAAGATGAACACACCCGTGCACTCCACCCTCAAGTATTATTTCAACATGCGCAAAGTGGGTAACCTCTCGGTGCGACGCGGCGACGACTTCACCGTCACCGAGCCGTTCTGGAATCGTCTCCCGCTG GTTTCTGCATTTAGCGGGAAGCGGTACCGGAGTTGCGCGGTGATAGGAAACAGTGGATCGCTGCTCGAATCTCGATGCGGACCCGAGATCGACTCACATGATATGGTATTCAG ATGCAATGTCGCGCCAATCGAAAAGTTTGCCAGCGACGCTGGCTGGAAAAGCAATGTTACCAGCTTCAACCCGACCATCTTTTATCGAAG ATACACGGCGCTGGGGAACAAGGCCTCCGTGGCGAAATTCATGAAGGACATTACTGAGTACCACGGCCATCTGTGGTTCCCCTGCTTCGGCGCGCCCGGATTGAACGCCATGTGCCTGAAGCCATTTATGTCCGACGATTACCGGCAGGACAGCGGGCCGCGGTTTGCCCTGGGACACCCCGATCACTTCAACAGCCTGTGGACCTTCTGGAAGGAGAGAAACGTGACGAAAGCGCCCTCAACCG GGTTCTATTTCACCCACGCGGCCCTGCAGCTGTGTGACGAGACCGACCTTTACGGCTTCTGGCCTTACCCCGTCCGGCTGGACTCTCAATTCCGCCTCGTGCCCTACCACTACTTCGACAAGGTCATCGCCTCCACCGGCCACTCCATGAACGAGGAGTTCTCCATCCTGGCCCAGTACCACGAGCTCGGGATCCTCCGCTTGAACGTCGGCGAGTGCcgcgacgacgacgacgacaagcGAAGCCGGGCGAATAAGGAGAGACGCCCCTTAGCGACGGAGGGAGTGGAAGAGTGGATGGATCCTGAAGGCGTGTGA
- the LOC140226229 gene encoding CMP-N-acetylneuraminate-poly-alpha-2,8-sialyltransferase-like isoform X3, producing the protein MSDSRYFYDQNDLLLGDYNFTDYGDLHHPLTDDVPHHLSRKEKLKAARKKASKRRKRPSYEDTWYKDVKSGNIHAHFLTAEANNTEDRHSLTAKLWKFIDPVSERLYLYGRLFQHIWRPNYTNLHLIRRELYSSGFDSPDYLMVTKMNTPVHSTLKYYFNMRKVGNLSVRRGDDFTVTEPFWNRLPLVSAFSGKRYRSCAVIGNSGSLLESRCGPEIDSHDMVFRCNVAPIEKFASDAGWKSNVTSFNPTIFYRRYTALGNKASVAKFMKDITEYHGHLWFPCFGAPGLNAMCLKPFMSDDYRQDSGPRFALGHPDHFNSLWTFWKERNVTKAPSTGFYFTHAALQLCDETDLYGFWPYPVRLDSQFRLVPYHYFDKVIASTGHSMNEEFSILAQYHELGILRLNVGECRDDDDDKRSRANKERRPLATEGVEEWMDPEGV; encoded by the exons ATGTCAGATTCAAG ATATTTCTATGATCAAAACGACCTCCTTCTCGGGGACTACAATTTTACCGACTACGGGGATCTGCACCATCCTCTGACGGACGACGTACCCCACCATCTTAGCCGCAAGGAGAAACTAAAGGCAGCCAGGAAAAAGGCATCCAAAAGAAGGAAAAGGCCAAGCTACGAGGACACGTGGTACAAAGACGTCAAGAGCGGGAATATCCACGCCCACTTTCTCACCGCAGAAGCGAATAATACCGAGGACAG GCATTCTTTGACAGCAAAGCTgtggaagttcattgaccccgtGTCGGAACGGTTGTACCTCTACGGGAGACTCTTCCAGCACATATGGAGGCCAAACTACACGAACCTGCATCTAATCAG GAGGGAGCTATACAGCTCTGGCTTTGATTCCCCGGACTACCTCATGGTCACCAAGATGAACACACCCGTGCACTCCACCCTCAAGTATTATTTCAACATGCGCAAAGTGGGTAACCTCTCGGTGCGACGCGGCGACGACTTCACCGTCACCGAGCCGTTCTGGAATCGTCTCCCGCTG GTTTCTGCATTTAGCGGGAAGCGGTACCGGAGTTGCGCGGTGATAGGAAACAGTGGATCGCTGCTCGAATCTCGATGCGGACCCGAGATCGACTCACATGATATGGTATTCAG ATGCAATGTCGCGCCAATCGAAAAGTTTGCCAGCGACGCTGGCTGGAAAAGCAATGTTACCAGCTTCAACCCGACCATCTTTTATCGAAG ATACACGGCGCTGGGGAACAAGGCCTCCGTGGCGAAATTCATGAAGGACATTACTGAGTACCACGGCCATCTGTGGTTCCCCTGCTTCGGCGCGCCCGGATTGAACGCCATGTGCCTGAAGCCATTTATGTCCGACGATTACCGGCAGGACAGCGGGCCGCGGTTTGCCCTGGGACACCCCGATCACTTCAACAGCCTGTGGACCTTCTGGAAGGAGAGAAACGTGACGAAAGCGCCCTCAACCG GGTTCTATTTCACCCACGCGGCCCTGCAGCTGTGTGACGAGACCGACCTTTACGGCTTCTGGCCTTACCCCGTCCGGCTGGACTCTCAATTCCGCCTCGTGCCCTACCACTACTTCGACAAGGTCATCGCCTCCACCGGCCACTCCATGAACGAGGAGTTCTCCATCCTGGCCCAGTACCACGAGCTCGGGATCCTCCGCTTGAACGTCGGCGAGTGCcgcgacgacgacgacgacaagcGAAGCCGGGCGAATAAGGAGAGACGCCCCTTAGCGACGGAGGGAGTGGAAGAGTGGATGGATCCTGAAGGCGTGTGA